One Actinoplanes missouriensis 431 DNA segment encodes these proteins:
- a CDS encoding alpha/beta fold hydrolase, translating to MPFITTDDGTEIFYKDWGNPDGQPIIFSHGWPLSGDAWDVEMKLAADNGFRAIAHDRRGHGRSTQTWFGNDMDTYAADLDALVRALDLRDIILVGHSTGGGEVVRFAAKHGIGRVAKIATAGAVPPVMVKSETNPEGTPIEAFDGIRDGVLADRSQFFKELAEPFFGANRPGAKVSQGAKDQFWRLGMQAGFAAVYDCIKQFSETDFTEDLGKIDVPMFIAHGGDDQIVPIAAAAEKTVKLVKDGTLKVYEGAPHGIAGEYQQELDKDLLEFWKS from the coding sequence ATGCCTTTCATCACCACGGACGACGGAACCGAGATCTTCTACAAGGACTGGGGCAACCCGGACGGGCAGCCGATCATCTTCAGCCACGGCTGGCCGCTGAGCGGTGACGCATGGGACGTCGAGATGAAGCTCGCCGCGGACAACGGTTTCCGGGCCATCGCCCACGACCGCCGCGGTCACGGCCGGTCCACGCAGACCTGGTTCGGCAACGACATGGACACCTACGCGGCTGACCTGGACGCCCTGGTCCGCGCCCTGGACCTGCGCGACATCATCCTGGTCGGCCACTCGACCGGTGGCGGCGAGGTCGTGCGGTTCGCGGCGAAGCACGGCATCGGCCGGGTTGCGAAGATCGCCACCGCCGGCGCCGTCCCGCCGGTGATGGTCAAGTCGGAGACCAACCCGGAGGGCACGCCGATCGAGGCGTTCGACGGCATCCGGGACGGCGTCCTGGCCGACCGCTCGCAGTTCTTCAAGGAGCTCGCGGAGCCGTTCTTCGGCGCGAACCGTCCGGGCGCCAAGGTCTCGCAGGGCGCCAAGGACCAGTTCTGGCGGCTCGGCATGCAGGCCGGCTTCGCCGCGGTCTACGACTGCATCAAGCAGTTCTCGGAGACCGACTTCACCGAGGACCTCGGCAAGATCGACGTGCCGATGTTCATCGCGCACGGTGGCGACGACCAGATCGTCCCGATCGCCGCGGCCGCCGAGAAGACCGTCAAGCTGGTCAAGGACGGCACCCTCAAGGTGTACGAGGGCGCGCCGCACGGTATCGCCGGCGAGTACCAGCAGGAGCTCGACAAGGACCTGCTGGAGTTCTGGAAGAGCTAG